GGGTTGCCGGCGACCAGGGCGAAGGCAGGCACCGGCTTGGTCACGACGGCGCCCGCGGCGACGAAGCAGTAGGGGCCGAGCTCGTTGCCGCAGACGATCGTGGCGTTGGCGCCGATCGTGGCGCCTCGACGCACATGGGTGCGCCGGAACTCGGCTTTGCGCTCGATCGCGGCGCGCGGCGTGTGCACGTTGGTGAAGACGCAGGACGGGCCGAGAAACACGTCGTCCTCCAGCTCGACACCTTTGTAGACACTGACATTGTTCTGGATCTTGCAGCGGTCGCCGATCCGGGCGTCGGGACCGATCGCGACGTTCTGTCCGATCACGCAGTTCCGCCCGACGGTCGAGCCGCCGAGGAGATGACTGAAATGCCAGATCCGCGTGCCGGCCCCGATCGCGACATTGTCGTCGATCCAGGCGGTCTCGTGCGCCGTCCATCCGGGCTGAGGCCGCGCTTGGGCCCGACGCGGCGCTTGGCGGACCAACGCCGCCTCGGCCGAGGCGAGCACGCGCAGCACGGCCAGGCCCTCCCTGATGTCGGTCGTGGGCGTGCGGCCGTCCCGCACGCAATCGAGGAAATGCCGGCACTCCAGCGCCAGGGGTTCGGCTTCGTCGAGCGGCACCGGCTCCGCCGCCGCGCGGTCCGGTTGAGGCGTCCCGCCCCGCCAGACCACCTTGTGACGGTAGATCTCCAGTTTCTGGTCCCACGGCCGGTTGTCGTCGAAGACCGCCATCCCGGCATCGCCGACCACGACGAGCTTCTGCTCCTTGAACGGATGCAGCCAGGAAACGAAGACGTGGGCATTGATGCCGTTGGCGAAGGCGAGATGGGTGGTGGTGACGTCGGCGATGTGCTTGTGCAGGTAGCAATGGCCGACCGCTTCGACCGCCTCGGGCTCGGCGCCGGCCAAGCCCAGGATCATCGACAGATCATGCGGCGCCAGGCTCCAGAAGACGTTCTCCTCCTGGCGGAACTTGCCGAGATTGAGCCGGTGCGAGCAGATATATTGCAGCCGGCCGAGCGCGCCGTCGGCGCACAGCGCCTTCAGCTTCACGAAGGCAGGATGGTATTGCAGGAGATGGCCGACCATGACGACGCGCCCGGCCTGCCTCGCCGCGGCGGCGATGCGCTCGCCGTCCGCCACGGTCAGCGCCAGCGGCTTCTCGACGAACACGTGCTTGCCGGCTTCGAGCGCCCGCAGTGCGACCTCCGCATGCTGCTCGGCCGGGACCGCAAGGACCACGGCGTCGTATTCCGGCGAGGCCAGGATCGTGTCGACCGGAAGGCCGGGCACGTCGTGGCGTCGCGCCGCCTCCCGCAAGCGCTCGGGCACAGGATCGGCGATGGCGCCCAGGACGCCCAGGCGATGGAAGTTGCGGACGAGGTTCTTGCCCCAATAGCCGCAACCCAGCACGGCGACGTTCGGCATGCGTCCGAGCGCTTCCACCGCGGTCAGGCCCGAACGACGCGTTCGAGCCCGCGCACGGCGCCGTGCGTGGCGTTGCGCGTGTCGACGACCAGACGCGAACCGTCGATCAGCGCCTGATAGTCGACGGCATCGTGGTCGGTGACGATCAGCACCGCGTCGAAGCCGCCGACGACAGCGGGCGTCAGCGGCACCGAGCGCATACCGGCCAGCCGCATGTGCTCGCGCGTCGGCGGTATCTCCGGGCAGCAGGGGTCGTGGAAGTCGACCAGGGCGCCGCGGTCGTGGAGCATGTCCATGATCGCGAGCGCTGGGCTCTCGCGCATGTCGTCGACGTTCTTCTTGTAGGCGACGCCGACGACGAGCAGGCGGCTGCCGCACAGCGATTTCTGGAAACGGCGGTCGAGCGCGTCGGCCAGCCGGCCGATCACCCAAGCCGGCATGGCGTGATTGACCTCGCCGGCGAGCTCGATGAAGCGCGTGGTGATGCCGTGCTCGCGCGCGCG
Above is a genomic segment from Geminicoccaceae bacterium SCSIO 64248 containing:
- a CDS encoding Gfo/Idh/MocA family oxidoreductase is translated as MPNVAVLGCGYWGKNLVRNFHRLGVLGAIADPVPERLREAARRHDVPGLPVDTILASPEYDAVVLAVPAEQHAEVALRALEAGKHVFVEKPLALTVADGERIAAAARQAGRVVMVGHLLQYHPAFVKLKALCADGALGRLQYICSHRLNLGKFRQEENVFWSLAPHDLSMILGLAGAEPEAVEAVGHCYLHKHIADVTTTHLAFANGINAHVFVSWLHPFKEQKLVVVGDAGMAVFDDNRPWDQKLEIYRHKVVWRGGTPQPDRAAAEPVPLDEAEPLALECRHFLDCVRDGRTPTTDIREGLAVLRVLASAEAALVRQAPRRAQARPQPGWTAHETAWIDDNVAIGAGTRIWHFSHLLGGSTVGRNCVIGQNVAIGPDARIGDRCKIQNNVSVYKGVELEDDVFLGPSCVFTNVHTPRAAIERKAEFRRTHVRRGATIGANATIVCGNELGPYCFVAAGAVVTKPVPAFALVAGNPARRIGWVGHAGERLDPDLVCPRTGRRYALDANGALVDAVAEFALAEAP